The Deinococcus sonorensis KR-87 genome includes a window with the following:
- a CDS encoding MFS transporter: MSTNAASSGHRWRTFEALGNREFRWLWLALLVSAVGTWMQVVTLSLLVLRITKGSTLALGSVSLTQALAFVLFSFVGGSVADRFDKRKLLLVTQSLLGLGSLALGLLAVTNHASLWSILCLAFFSSAVLSFDQPTRSALVPLLVPEELLTNAVALQSVAFSAAAAVGPALAGFLSGPLGLGGIFLLDAASFAGMLIVLWRIRLSGRAAARDQDRSFLESLKEVFQVIRQDPALPWLISGYAAVLFFGPSVSLILPIFAQRVLHLNNAGLGWLFTAVGLGTILGGLTVASLREMKRRGLIFLLAAAVWVGALVWLGLSHTLLMALGALFVFGVALNTVQSISIALMQGRVEERLRGRIMSVNTLLMMGLRPLGDFPAGALAGAMGPGGVVLLGAGIVAAFMAFLGTRKGLREV, encoded by the coding sequence ATGAGCACGAACGCGGCATCGTCCGGCCACCGCTGGCGGACCTTCGAGGCGCTGGGAAACCGGGAATTTCGCTGGCTGTGGCTGGCCCTGCTGGTGTCGGCGGTGGGCACCTGGATGCAGGTGGTGACGCTCAGCCTGCTGGTGCTGCGCATCACCAAAGGCTCCACGCTGGCGCTGGGCTCAGTGTCGCTGACGCAGGCGCTGGCCTTCGTGCTGTTCAGCTTCGTGGGCGGAAGCGTGGCCGACCGCTTCGACAAGCGCAAACTGCTGCTGGTCACCCAGAGCCTGCTGGGCCTCGGGTCGCTGGCCCTGGGCCTGCTGGCCGTGACCAACCACGCCAGCCTGTGGTCCATCCTGTGCCTCGCCTTCTTCTCCAGCGCGGTGCTGAGCTTCGACCAGCCGACCCGCAGCGCGCTGGTGCCGCTGCTGGTGCCGGAAGAGCTGCTGACCAACGCGGTGGCGCTGCAGTCGGTGGCGTTCAGCGCGGCGGCGGCAGTGGGACCGGCCCTGGCCGGCTTCCTATCGGGGCCGCTGGGGCTGGGCGGCATCTTTCTGCTGGACGCCGCCAGTTTCGCCGGCATGCTGATCGTGCTGTGGCGCATCCGGCTGTCCGGGCGGGCCGCCGCCCGCGACCAGGACCGCAGCTTCCTGGAGTCGCTGAAGGAGGTGTTTCAGGTGATTCGCCAGGACCCGGCGCTGCCGTGGCTGATCAGCGGCTACGCGGCGGTGCTGTTCTTCGGGCCGAGCGTGTCGCTGATCCTGCCGATCTTCGCCCAGCGGGTGCTGCACCTGAACAATGCCGGGCTCGGCTGGCTGTTCACGGCGGTCGGGCTCGGCACCATCCTGGGCGGGCTGACGGTGGCGTCGCTGCGCGAGATGAAGCGCCGGGGCCTGATCTTTCTGCTGGCGGCCGCCGTGTGGGTGGGGGCGCTGGTGTGGCTGGGGCTGAGCCACACCCTGCTGATGGCCCTGGGCGCGCTCTTCGTGTTCGGGGTGGCGCTCAACACCGTGCAGTCGATCTCCATCGCGCTGATGCAGGGCCGGGTGGAGGAGCGGCTGCGCGGCCGCATCATGAGCGTCAACACCCTGCTGATGATGGGACTGCGGCCGCTGGGCGACTTCCCGGCCGGTGCCTTGGCCGGGGCGATGGGGCCGGGCGGCGTGGTGCTGCTGGGGGCCGGCATCGTGGCGGCGTTCATGGCCTTCCTCGGCACCCGAAAAGGGCTGCGCGAAGTGTGA
- the groL gene encoding chaperonin GroEL (60 kDa chaperone family; promotes refolding of misfolded polypeptides especially under stressful conditions; forms two stacked rings of heptamers to form a barrel-shaped 14mer; ends can be capped by GroES; misfolded proteins enter the barrel where they are refolded when GroES binds): MAKQLVFEESARRSLERGVNAVANAVKVTLGPRGRNVVIEKKFGSPTITKDGVTVAKEVELEDKLENIGAQLLKEVASKTNDITGDGTTTATVLGQAVVKEGLRNVAAGANPLALKRGIDKAVAAAIEEIKRLSVPVEDSDAIRKVAGISANDDSVGQEIANAMDKVGKEGVITIEESRGFDTEVDVVEGMQFDKGYINPYFVTSTDKMEAQLEDPYILINEKKISALKDLLPVLEKVAQTGRPLLIIAEDVEGEALATLVVNKLRGTLNIAAVKAPGFGDRRKEMLRDIAAVTGGQVVTEDLGHKLESVGLDMLGRAKRIRITKDDTTIIDGLGNQQEIEARVGAIKAELESTDSDYAREKLQERLAKLAGGVAVIRVGAATETELKEKKHRYEDALSTARSAVEEGIVSGGGTTLLRVIPAVRAVAESLQGDEATGARILIRALEEPARQIAANAGFEGSVIVNAVINSDKVRYGFNAATGEFVDDMVAAGIVDPAKVTRTALQNAASIGALILTTEAIVSDKPEKSNGNGGAPAGGMGGGDMGGMDF, encoded by the coding sequence ATGGCGAAACAACTTGTTTTTGAGGAATCTGCCCGTCGTAGCCTGGAGCGCGGCGTCAATGCCGTCGCCAACGCCGTCAAGGTCACCCTCGGGCCGCGTGGCCGCAACGTCGTGATCGAGAAGAAGTTCGGCAGCCCCACCATCACCAAGGACGGCGTGACCGTCGCCAAGGAAGTGGAGCTGGAGGACAAGCTCGAGAACATCGGCGCCCAGCTGCTCAAGGAAGTCGCCAGCAAGACCAACGACATCACCGGTGACGGCACCACCACCGCCACGGTGCTGGGCCAGGCCGTGGTGAAAGAAGGCCTGCGCAACGTGGCCGCCGGCGCCAACCCGCTGGCCCTGAAGCGCGGCATCGACAAGGCCGTGGCCGCCGCCATCGAGGAGATCAAGCGCCTCAGCGTGCCGGTCGAGGACAGCGACGCCATCCGCAAGGTCGCGGGCATCAGCGCCAACGACGACAGCGTGGGCCAGGAAATCGCCAACGCGATGGACAAGGTCGGCAAGGAAGGCGTCATCACCATCGAGGAGTCGCGCGGTTTCGACACCGAGGTGGACGTGGTGGAGGGCATGCAGTTCGACAAGGGCTACATCAACCCCTACTTCGTGACCAGCACCGACAAGATGGAAGCGCAGCTGGAAGACCCCTACATCCTGATCAACGAGAAGAAGATCAGCGCCCTGAAGGACCTGCTCCCGGTGCTGGAGAAGGTGGCCCAGACCGGCCGCCCGCTGCTGATCATCGCCGAGGACGTGGAAGGCGAGGCGCTGGCCACCCTGGTGGTCAACAAGCTGCGCGGCACCCTGAACATCGCCGCCGTGAAGGCGCCGGGCTTCGGTGACCGCCGCAAGGAGATGCTGCGCGACATCGCTGCCGTGACCGGCGGTCAGGTCGTGACCGAGGACCTGGGCCACAAGCTGGAGAGCGTGGGCCTGGACATGCTGGGCCGCGCCAAGCGCATCCGCATCACCAAGGACGACACCACCATCATCGACGGTCTGGGCAACCAGCAGGAGATCGAGGCCCGGGTCGGCGCCATCAAGGCCGAGCTGGAGAGCACCGACAGCGACTACGCCCGTGAGAAGCTGCAGGAGCGGCTGGCCAAGCTGGCCGGCGGCGTGGCTGTGATCCGCGTGGGTGCGGCCACCGAGACCGAGCTGAAGGAGAAGAAGCACCGCTACGAGGACGCCCTCAGCACCGCCCGTTCGGCGGTTGAGGAAGGCATCGTGTCGGGCGGCGGCACCACCCTGCTGCGCGTGATCCCGGCGGTCCGCGCCGTGGCCGAGAGCCTGCAGGGCGACGAGGCGACCGGCGCGCGCATCCTGATCCGCGCCCTGGAGGAGCCGGCCCGTCAGATCGCGGCCAACGCGGGCTTCGAGGGCAGCGTCATCGTGAATGCCGTCATCAACAGCGACAAGGTCCGCTACGGCTTCAACGCTGCCACCGGCGAGTTCGTGGACGACATGGTCGCGGCCGGCATCGTGGACCCGGCCAAGGTGACCCGCACCGCGCTGCAGAACGCGGCCAGCATCGGCGCCCTGATCCTGACCACCGAGGCCATCGTCTCCGACAAGCCCGAGAAGAGCAACGGCAACGGTGGCGCGCCGGCCGGCGGCATGGGCGGCGGCGACATGGGCGGTATGGACTTCTAA
- a CDS encoding DUF7079 family protein: protein MILSEQELQRRRPVWDALSELFLDNELDEAALQFVVRTLRAAGYDAGDWLAILRHEVAPVVGGNLLTVAGEWAGFDPAWLEQRILARASGPSLEGRLALWLIRADVQRLQAAWAAQP, encoded by the coding sequence ATGATCCTGAGTGAACAAGAGCTGCAGCGCCGCCGGCCGGTCTGGGACGCGCTCTCGGAGCTGTTTCTGGACAACGAGCTGGACGAGGCTGCCCTTCAGTTCGTGGTGCGGACGCTGCGGGCCGCCGGCTATGACGCCGGCGATTGGCTGGCCATCCTGCGCCACGAGGTGGCCCCGGTGGTGGGCGGCAACCTGCTGACCGTGGCGGGTGAGTGGGCCGGCTTCGACCCGGCGTGGCTGGAACAGCGCATCCTGGCCAGGGCCAGCGGCCCCTCGCTGGAAGGACGGCTGGCCCTGTGGCTGATCCGCGCGGATGTGCAGCGGCTGCAGGCGGCCTGGGCCGCCCAGCCCTGA
- the groES gene encoding co-chaperone GroES, with the protein MLKPLGDRILVEIIEENEQKTAGGLYVPDTAKEKSQRGRVVAVGSGKTLDNGTKVPVEVKSGDTVYFAKYGGTEVSLDGKNYSILSERDILAIVE; encoded by the coding sequence ATGCTCAAACCTTTAGGCGACCGGATCCTGGTGGAAATCATCGAAGAGAACGAGCAGAAGACGGCCGGCGGCCTCTACGTCCCGGACACTGCCAAGGAAAAGAGCCAGCGCGGCCGGGTTGTGGCGGTGGGCAGCGGCAAGACGCTCGACAACGGCACCAAGGTGCCGGTGGAAGTGAAGTCGGGCGACACCGTCTACTTCGCCAAGTACGGCGGCACCGAAGTCTCGCTGGACGGCAAGAACTACAGCATCCTGTCCGAGCGCGACATCCTGGCGATTGTCGAGTAA
- a CDS encoding AAA family ATPase has translation MGPPLLVVSGLPASGKTFLGSRLAAELQLPYVTKDEYKELLHQRLPQLSHADAGPLSFSVMYHVAEVVLRAGVGGVLETHFYLGVSEPKILELAQVHRARVLQVYCHAPLDLLRQRHAERVAAGEHPHIHRPELWERLSPQACTRPLDLDAPLLSVDTSAGVDLPAVLAWVTARLDGPA, from the coding sequence ATGGGTCCTCCGCTGCTGGTGGTGTCCGGTCTGCCCGCGTCCGGCAAGACCTTCCTGGGGTCGCGGCTGGCCGCTGAGCTGCAGTTGCCATATGTCACGAAGGACGAGTACAAGGAACTGCTGCACCAGCGCCTGCCGCAGCTGAGCCACGCCGACGCCGGCCCGCTGAGTTTTTCCGTGATGTACCACGTGGCCGAGGTCGTGCTGCGCGCCGGAGTGGGCGGCGTGCTGGAAACGCATTTCTACCTGGGCGTCAGTGAACCGAAGATTCTGGAGCTGGCGCAGGTGCACCGGGCCCGGGTGCTGCAGGTGTACTGCCACGCGCCGCTGGACCTGCTGCGGCAGCGGCACGCCGAGCGGGTGGCGGCGGGCGAGCACCCGCATATTCACCGGCCCGAGCTGTGGGAGCGGCTCTCCCCGCAGGCCTGTACCCGGCCGCTGGACCTGGACGCCCCGCTGCTGAGCGTGGACACCTCGGCGGGCGTGGACCTGCCGGCCGTGTTGGCCTGGGTGACGGCCCGGCTGGACGGCCCGGCCTGA
- the mqnE gene encoding aminofutalosine synthase MqnE → MKWIRDPELRPIAAKVEAGERLSFQEGLTLFHTPDLNALMRLANMVRQRLHGDDTYFVHSMRLEFTNICYVGCTFCAFAAHKGEERAWDYDEAAVVEHVRQKYVPGVTELHMSSGHHPNRPWSFYPSMVRELKANFPELQVKAFTAAEIEHLSKISKKPTLDVLRELMEAGLSAMPGGGAEIFADRVRRQVAKNKVKAEKWLQIHQEAHSLGMRTNATMLYGHIETLEERLDHMDRLRTLQDQTGGFHAFIPLAFQPMGNTLAQNLGKHDYTTGLDDLRNLAVARIYLDNFPHIKGYWVMISSELTQVSLDWGVSDVDGTILEEHIAHAAGATSPMELSKARMIQMIQQAGRVPVLRDAYYNELERYPAVPDVAAD, encoded by the coding sequence ATGAAGTGGATTCGTGATCCCGAACTGCGGCCCATCGCCGCGAAGGTGGAGGCGGGCGAGCGCCTGAGCTTCCAGGAGGGGTTGACGCTGTTCCATACCCCCGACCTGAATGCCCTGATGCGGCTGGCCAACATGGTGCGCCAGCGGCTGCACGGCGACGACACCTACTTTGTGCACAGCATGCGGCTGGAGTTCACCAACATCTGCTATGTGGGCTGCACCTTCTGCGCCTTCGCCGCCCACAAGGGGGAGGAGCGCGCCTGGGACTACGACGAGGCGGCGGTGGTGGAGCACGTGCGCCAGAAGTACGTGCCGGGCGTCACCGAGCTGCACATGAGCAGCGGCCACCACCCCAACCGGCCCTGGAGCTTCTACCCGAGTATGGTGCGCGAACTCAAGGCCAACTTTCCGGAGCTGCAGGTGAAGGCCTTCACCGCCGCCGAGATCGAGCACCTCAGCAAAATCTCCAAGAAGCCCACCCTGGACGTGCTGCGCGAGCTGATGGAGGCGGGCCTGAGCGCCATGCCGGGCGGCGGCGCCGAGATCTTCGCGGACCGGGTGCGGCGACAGGTGGCCAAGAACAAGGTCAAGGCCGAGAAGTGGCTGCAGATCCACCAGGAGGCCCACTCCCTGGGCATGCGTACCAACGCCACCATGCTGTATGGCCACATCGAGACGCTGGAGGAGCGGCTGGACCACATGGACCGCCTGCGCACGCTCCAGGACCAGACCGGCGGCTTCCACGCCTTCATTCCGCTGGCCTTCCAGCCGATGGGCAACACGCTGGCGCAGAACCTGGGCAAGCACGACTACACCACCGGCCTGGATGACCTGCGCAACCTCGCGGTGGCCCGCATCTACCTCGATAACTTCCCGCACATCAAGGGCTACTGGGTGATGATCAGCTCGGAGCTGACTCAGGTGAGCCTGGACTGGGGCGTCAGTGACGTGGACGGCACCATTCTGGAGGAGCACATCGCGCACGCGGCGGGCGCCACCAGCCCGATGGAGCTCAGCAAGGCCCGCATGATCCAGATGATCCAGCAGGCCGGGCGGGTGCCGGTGCTGAGGGACGCCTATTACAACGAGCTGGAACGCTATCCGGCGGTGCCCGATGTCGCCGCAGACTGA
- a CDS encoding menaquinone biosynthetic enzyme MqnA/MqnD family protein: MSPQTEPAGEPVATTKPYPIGLIHYTNVAPILDSLRLPEGVSAVRGVPTEMNAALLSGQVNLANISGVEFIRNADVLAALPDFSVSVLGAVYSVNLFHRRPWAELQGGRIALTAQSATSVALLEVLLRQTGLEVQLERAEGTALALLSAGYDGVLRIGDSALKEWYEVVGPIGEDVSMLNLPHERGGVTVTDLAMKWFELTGHPFAFAVWAYRKDAPPPHALVQAMRQARRHGIGHLAEVSERHALKLGLPERVVQHYLWNFRYHLEAPDRLGLAEFADLSTPGHAPLVFAEPD, translated from the coding sequence ATGTCGCCGCAGACTGAACCGGCTGGCGAGCCGGTGGCCACCACCAAGCCCTACCCCATCGGACTGATCCACTACACCAACGTGGCCCCCATCCTGGACTCGTTGCGGCTACCGGAGGGCGTGAGCGCCGTGCGCGGCGTGCCCACCGAGATGAATGCCGCGCTGCTGTCGGGTCAGGTGAACCTGGCGAACATCAGCGGGGTGGAATTCATCCGCAACGCAGACGTGCTGGCCGCGCTGCCAGACTTCAGCGTCTCGGTGCTGGGCGCGGTCTACAGCGTCAATCTGTTCCACCGCCGGCCCTGGGCCGAGCTGCAGGGCGGGCGCATCGCCCTGACCGCCCAGAGCGCCACCAGCGTGGCGCTGCTGGAGGTGTTGCTGCGCCAGACCGGCCTGGAGGTGCAGCTGGAGCGGGCCGAGGGTACGGCGCTGGCGCTGCTCTCGGCGGGCTACGACGGGGTGCTGCGCATCGGGGACAGCGCCCTGAAGGAATGGTACGAGGTGGTCGGCCCCATCGGTGAGGACGTCAGCATGCTGAACCTGCCGCACGAACGCGGCGGCGTGACCGTCACCGATCTGGCCATGAAGTGGTTCGAGCTGACCGGGCATCCCTTTGCGTTTGCGGTGTGGGCCTACCGCAAGGACGCGCCGCCGCCGCACGCGCTGGTGCAGGCGATGCGGCAGGCCCGACGACACGGCATCGGCCACCTGGCCGAGGTGAGCGAGCGCCACGCCCTGAAGCTGGGGTTGCCGGAGCGGGTGGTGCAGCACTACCTCTGGAATTTCCGCTATCACCTGGAGGCCCCGGACCGGCTGGGGCTGGCGGAGTTTGCGGACCTCAGCACGCCGGGCCACGCGCCGCTGGTGTTCGCGGAGCCGGACTGA
- a CDS encoding GNAT family N-acetyltransferase: MPRGPEAAPRRSSTASRRSADVREGRAHAALVYRGPICVGWCQFGSPDELPRIKRRRAYQEGLSALPDWRITCFFVDRTARRQGVATAALRGALEAIARLGGGMVESYPEDVTGRSVASGFIHNGSVAMFERQGFERQRRIGKHSWVVARVVAPQD, from the coding sequence ATGCCGAGGGGGCCGGAAGCGGCACCACGCCGGAGCAGCACCGCCAGCAGAAGGAGTGCCGACGTCCGCGAGGGGCGCGCCCACGCGGCGCTGGTCTACCGGGGCCCCATCTGCGTGGGCTGGTGTCAGTTCGGCTCGCCGGACGAACTGCCGCGCATCAAGCGCCGGCGCGCGTACCAGGAGGGCCTCTCCGCCCTTCCGGACTGGCGCATCACCTGCTTCTTCGTGGACCGCACCGCCCGCCGGCAGGGGGTGGCCACGGCTGCCCTGCGGGGCGCGCTGGAGGCCATCGCCCGGCTCGGCGGCGGCATGGTGGAGAGCTACCCGGAAGACGTGACCGGCCGCTCGGTCGCCTCCGGCTTCATTCACAACGGCAGTGTCGCCATGTTCGAGCGGCAGGGGTTCGAGCGCCAGCGCCGCATCGGAAAGCACAGCTGGGTGGTCGCGCGGGTGGTGGCGCCCCAGGACTGA
- a CDS encoding GGDEF domain-containing protein — protein sequence MARPPILSRAEFEKTMQGLQGVPLTLALVDVDHFKPLNDLLGRAEGDRVLRIVERLLSGSLPAGSHVARFGGDEYAAILPESAPETALILFDEIIRHFQINRDPEWPRTLSLSVGLAGRPAHADASLDLQRAADEALLRAKREGRGRACIYVESKMTLKSNYYPKSQLERLGKLAAALERTEASLLREALDELVEKYRSRL from the coding sequence ATGGCCCGTCCGCCCATCCTGTCGCGCGCCGAATTTGAGAAGACCATGCAGGGTCTGCAGGGCGTACCCCTCACGCTGGCCCTGGTGGATGTGGATCACTTCAAGCCGCTCAACGATCTGCTCGGCCGTGCCGAGGGCGACCGAGTGCTGCGGATCGTGGAGCGCCTGCTGAGCGGCAGCCTGCCCGCTGGCAGCCACGTCGCCCGCTTTGGAGGGGACGAGTACGCCGCCATCCTGCCGGAGAGTGCGCCCGAAACGGCCCTGATCCTCTTTGACGAGATCATCCGGCATTTCCAGATCAACCGTGACCCGGAATGGCCCCGGACCCTGAGCCTGTCCGTGGGCCTGGCCGGACGTCCGGCCCACGCCGATGCCAGCCTGGACCTGCAGCGCGCCGCCGACGAAGCACTGCTGCGGGCCAAACGCGAGGGGCGAGGGCGGGCGTGCATCTATGTGGAGAGCAAGATGACCCTCAAGAGCAATTACTACCCAAAAAGCCAGCTGGAGCGGCTGGGCAAACTTGCGGCCGCGCTGGAGCGCACCGAGGCCAGCCTGCTGCGTGAGGCGCTGGACGAACTGGTGGAAAAGTACCGCAGCCGGTTGTAG
- a CDS encoding DinB family protein, whose protein sequence is MSDQTWLDGTLAVLKEAVEGGTPGQGTAFLDSTKADGSDNHGLLATLSGLNAAQASDPTALGLSVAAHAAHVAYHMEVIVRWQAGERGPFDWPGSFQPAVVDDEAWTTLQARVQAAYQGLLTLAGQQAEWDQDAAGGLVGGLAHVVYHLGAVRQTLKLIG, encoded by the coding sequence ATGAGCGACCAGACCTGGCTGGACGGCACCCTGGCGGTGCTGAAGGAAGCGGTGGAGGGCGGCACGCCGGGGCAGGGCACCGCGTTTCTGGACAGCACCAAGGCCGACGGCAGCGACAACCACGGCCTGCTGGCCACCCTGAGCGGCCTGAATGCGGCCCAGGCCAGCGACCCCACGGCGCTGGGCCTGAGCGTGGCGGCCCACGCCGCGCATGTGGCGTATCACATGGAGGTGATCGTGCGCTGGCAGGCCGGCGAGCGCGGGCCCTTCGACTGGCCCGGGAGCTTCCAGCCGGCGGTGGTGGACGACGAGGCCTGGACCACGCTGCAGGCCCGCGTTCAGGCTGCCTATCAGGGCCTGCTGACCCTGGCCGGCCAGCAGGCCGAGTGGGATCAGGATGCGGCCGGCGGGCTGGTGGGCGGGCTGGCCCATGTGGTGTATCACCTGGGCGCTGTGCGGCAGACGCTCAAGCTGATCGGCTGA
- a CDS encoding GNAT family N-acetyltransferase, protein MRHDLSLRSGDLTLSPLQDQDIAPLMALAAAHAPEYARMGTLPDTLAFYHGGLDAPDQQVFVAQVAGEYAGSTRYMELRPAHRRLEIGSTWLAPQFMRTGVNRGFKRLLMEHAFEVMGMQRVELKTDLLNTRSQTAIEGLGAVREGVLRKHMLRPDGSSRDSVMFSVTDNEWPQVKARLEAGRLLR, encoded by the coding sequence ATGCGTCACGACCTCAGCCTCCGCAGCGGCGACCTGACCCTCAGCCCTCTTCAGGACCAGGACATCGCGCCGCTGATGGCGCTGGCCGCCGCCCACGCGCCCGAGTACGCCCGGATGGGCACCCTGCCGGATACGCTGGCCTTCTATCACGGCGGGCTGGACGCCCCGGACCAGCAGGTGTTCGTGGCGCAGGTGGCGGGCGAGTACGCCGGCAGCACGCGCTACATGGAACTTCGCCCGGCCCATCGCCGCCTGGAAATCGGCAGCACCTGGCTGGCCCCGCAGTTCATGCGGACCGGGGTGAACCGGGGCTTCAAGCGGCTGCTGATGGAGCATGCCTTCGAGGTGATGGGCATGCAACGGGTGGAACTCAAGACCGACCTGCTCAACACCCGCTCGCAGACGGCCATTGAGGGGCTGGGCGCGGTGCGTGAGGGGGTGCTGCGCAAGCACATGCTAAGGCCGGACGGCTCCAGCCGCGACTCGGTGATGTTCAGCGTCACGGATAACGAGTGGCCGCAGGTGAAGGCCCGGCTGGAGGCGGGGCGTCTGCTGCGCTGA
- a CDS encoding acetamidase/formamidase family protein: MPSHLLKSDHIHTVWDAALEPALRVEDGATVTFQTLEASYGSVARQVQAGAAGDPLHALVSADAYPERPSTGGQRGHPLTGPVYVEGARSGDTLVVELLEVQPGSWGWTGVRPGGIGLLDHELSASGALGAPYTHFWDLRGDHTDFLPGIRLPLAPFPGVVGLAPAAPGPHPTSPPRRVGGNMDVRQLVAGSTLYLPVEVEGALLSIGDVHAAQGDGELCGTGIETDGVVTVRLSVRHDWPIDSPQLQTPPEPTALWAQGAFQVTGHAPDLMEAARIALRGMLRHLGREYGLELPQAYVLCSACVDLRISQVVDAPNWTVSALLPLSIFS; this comes from the coding sequence ATGCCGAGTCATCTGCTGAAGTCCGACCATATCCATACCGTCTGGGACGCCGCGCTGGAGCCGGCGTTGCGGGTGGAGGACGGCGCCACCGTCACCTTTCAGACGCTGGAGGCCAGTTACGGCAGCGTGGCCCGGCAGGTGCAGGCCGGGGCGGCGGGCGACCCGCTGCACGCGCTGGTCAGCGCCGATGCATACCCGGAGCGGCCCTCCACTGGCGGGCAGCGCGGCCACCCGCTGACCGGGCCGGTGTATGTGGAGGGCGCCCGGTCCGGAGACACCCTGGTGGTGGAACTGCTGGAGGTGCAGCCGGGCAGCTGGGGCTGGACCGGGGTGCGGCCGGGCGGCATCGGTCTGCTGGACCACGAGCTGAGTGCCAGCGGCGCGCTCGGCGCTCCCTATACCCACTTCTGGGACCTGCGCGGCGACCACACTGACTTCCTGCCGGGGATTCGCCTGCCGCTGGCCCCCTTCCCGGGCGTGGTGGGACTGGCTCCGGCCGCGCCCGGCCCGCACCCCACCAGCCCGCCGCGCCGGGTCGGCGGCAACATGGACGTGCGGCAGCTGGTGGCGGGCAGCACGCTGTACCTGCCGGTGGAGGTGGAGGGTGCCCTGCTGAGCATCGGGGACGTGCATGCGGCCCAGGGCGACGGGGAGTTGTGCGGCACCGGCATCGAGACCGACGGCGTGGTCACGGTGCGCCTGAGCGTGCGCCACGACTGGCCCATCGACAGCCCGCAGCTGCAGACGCCGCCGGAACCCACCGCGCTGTGGGCGCAGGGCGCCTTCCAGGTGACCGGCCACGCCCCGGACCTGATGGAGGCGGCCCGCATCGCCCTGCGCGGGATGCTGCGCCACCTGGGCCGCGAGTACGGCCTGGAGCTGCCACAGGCGTATGTGCTGTGCAGCGCCTGCGTGGACCTGCGGATCAGTCAGGTGGTGGACGCGCCGAACTGGACGGTCAGCGCGCTGCTGCCGCTGAGCATCTTCAGCTGA